A genomic region of bacterium contains the following coding sequences:
- a CDS encoding creatininase family protein, with amino-acid sequence MANKYRLRDMSWMEAEEAFKRSDTVIVPVGTLHGHGPTPIGIDFRSVEALADRVGERTGLMVLPVVAYGENDKMNAYPGSITISPDVLVAYYTDICRSLHANGVTRVIFLNGHGGNHDPLLRTGRNVRSLGMLVAIVGWGSIERALMPAQFSEGNFTSWVAIAELAVAVAIDGPGVADLRGEGYRGEWGSNPTVRPLFGEKIKPLGFSEFEYAGAPVTIPVDAWDVDVDSPPDPPRSELAGLQRRGEEILERQTEHIAAFAREFQKIDVAKALRHS; translated from the coding sequence ATGGCGAACAAGTACCGGCTGCGGGACATGTCCTGGATGGAGGCGGAGGAGGCGTTCAAGAGGTCCGATACCGTCATCGTGCCGGTCGGCACGCTGCACGGACACGGGCCCACGCCGATCGGGATCGACTTTCGCTCGGTCGAGGCGCTGGCCGATCGCGTGGGCGAGCGGACCGGCCTGATGGTCTTGCCGGTGGTGGCCTACGGCGAGAACGACAAAATGAACGCGTACCCGGGATCGATCACGATCAGCCCGGACGTGCTCGTGGCCTATTACACGGATATCTGCCGCAGCCTGCACGCCAACGGCGTCACACGCGTCATCTTTCTCAACGGGCACGGTGGGAACCACGACCCGCTGCTGCGGACCGGGCGGAATGTGCGGTCCCTCGGCATGTTGGTCGCGATCGTGGGGTGGGGATCCATTGAGCGCGCGCTGATGCCCGCGCAGTTCTCCGAGGGCAACTTCACGTCATGGGTGGCGATTGCGGAGTTGGCCGTGGCGGTGGCGATCGACGGCCCGGGCGTGGCGGACCTCCGAGGCGAAGGGTACCGGGGAGAGTGGGGTTCCAACCCCACCGTGCGCCCCCTGTTCGGGGAGAAGATCAAGCCGCTCGGCTTCAGCGAGTTCGAGTACGCCGGCGCGCCGGTGACCATCCCCGTCGACGCGTGGGACGTCGATGTTGACAGCCCGCCAGATCCCCCGCGGAGCGAACTGGCGGGGCTGCAGCGTCGCGGCGAGGAAATTCTCGAGCGCCAGACCGAACACATCGCGGCATTCGCCAGAGAGTTTCAGAAGATCGACGTGGCGAAGGCGCTGCGGCACTCCTGA
- a CDS encoding aldolase/citrate lyase family protein has translation MTTNQAKAKLRQGGTALGTMVSEMRSEEVAYVLAASGFDFLVVDTEHGSASMETVQRICRAARGAGIAPLVRVTEIGYALIARTLDAGALGLMVPHVETAEDARTIVRCAKYPPVGERGFGLRSAVTDYSGASVPDAIAWSNAETMVMAQVESQRCLDNLDEIAAVPGIDVLLVGPTDLSIALGVPGQLLHPKMEDAYRRVVEVARRHDIAGGLHPSDIKVAQRGRDLGMRCLMYSAEIRMLWVAAREAVQALRAGS, from the coding sequence ATGACGACCAACCAGGCCAAGGCCAAGCTGCGTCAGGGCGGAACTGCGCTCGGCACGATGGTGTCGGAGATGCGCAGCGAGGAGGTCGCGTATGTGCTGGCGGCCTCCGGCTTCGACTTCTTGGTGGTCGACACCGAACACGGGTCAGCCAGCATGGAGACGGTCCAGCGGATCTGCCGGGCCGCGCGCGGCGCCGGCATCGCGCCGCTCGTTCGCGTGACGGAGATCGGCTACGCGCTGATCGCGCGCACGCTGGACGCCGGCGCGCTGGGCCTGATGGTTCCGCACGTCGAAACCGCCGAGGACGCGCGCACGATCGTGCGGTGCGCGAAGTACCCGCCGGTCGGCGAGCGCGGGTTCGGGCTCCGGAGCGCCGTGACCGATTACTCGGGCGCATCGGTTCCGGACGCGATCGCGTGGTCCAACGCGGAGACGATGGTGATGGCGCAGGTCGAGAGCCAGCGCTGCCTCGACAACCTGGACGAGATCGCCGCGGTGCCGGGCATTGACGTGCTGCTCGTCGGACCGACGGACCTCAGCATCGCGCTCGGCGTCCCCGGACAGTTGCTGCACCCGAAGATGGAGGACGCCTACCGGCGCGTGGTCGAGGTCGCGCGTCGCCACGACATCGCCGGCGGACTCCACCCCAGCGACATCAAGGTCGCGCAACGCGGGCGGGACCTCGGGATGCGGTGTCTGATGTACTCCGCCGAGATCCGCATGTTGTGGGTCGCCGCGCGCGAGGCGGTGCAGGCCCTGCGCGCGGGGAGCTGA
- a CDS encoding ABC transporter permease → MSRRHPAERVRVTLGTAVVAAVVVAAAAPWLFTGSDPLLMHPSTPFAGPGGAHPLGTDEFGRDILARLVYGARASLEVSAGSVLLAGSVGTLLGVLGGYRSGVWEAVTMRSADVILCFPPILLAMLVAGFLGAGVGHLILIIGFLYMPQFSRLAFAQTLAVRQGEFVEAARAAGASTGRILARAILPNVVGPIVIQASLSAASAMLLESGLSFLGLGVLPPAPSWGLMIATARNYMFQTPYYVLWPSVVLSVTILGINTLGDALLDHLDPRRRLG, encoded by the coding sequence GTGAGCCGCCGCCACCCCGCGGAGCGCGTCCGTGTGACCCTCGGTACGGCGGTTGTGGCCGCGGTCGTGGTCGCCGCCGCGGCGCCCTGGCTGTTCACCGGTAGCGATCCGCTGCTGATGCACCCGTCGACCCCGTTCGCGGGGCCCGGCGGCGCGCACCCGCTGGGGACGGACGAGTTCGGCCGGGACATCCTGGCGCGGCTGGTCTACGGGGCGCGGGCCTCGCTCGAGGTTTCTGCGGGTTCCGTGCTGCTCGCCGGGTCCGTCGGTACGCTCCTCGGCGTCCTGGGTGGCTACCGGTCGGGGGTGTGGGAGGCGGTCACGATGCGGTCGGCGGACGTCATACTGTGTTTTCCGCCGATCCTGCTCGCGATGCTGGTCGCCGGGTTTCTCGGCGCGGGGGTGGGGCACCTGATTCTGATCATCGGGTTCCTCTATATGCCGCAGTTCAGCCGGCTGGCGTTCGCGCAAACGCTCGCGGTACGTCAGGGAGAGTTCGTGGAGGCGGCGCGCGCTGCCGGCGCCTCGACCGGCCGCATCCTCGCGCGCGCGATCCTGCCGAACGTCGTGGGGCCGATCGTCATCCAGGCGTCGCTCTCGGCGGCGTCGGCGATGCTGCTCGAGTCCGGCCTGAGCTTCCTCGGGCTCGGGGTGCTGCCGCCGGCGCCGTCGTGGGGGTTGATGATCGCCACGGCGCGTAACTACATGTTCCAGACGCCCTACTACGTGTTGTGGCCGTCCGTCGTGCTCAGCGTGACGATCCTCGGGATCAACACGCTCGGCGACGCGCTCCTCGACCATCTCGATCCGCGGAGGCGCCTCGGGTAG
- a CDS encoding S9 family peptidase, protein MLSEAARSRIDDLIGTITSLSGPADPQLSPDGRHVAYVRIPFAWEGDYAAGDIWVAPADGSAPARQFTRGNARDDSPRWSPDGRALAFLSDRLNRGARSLYRISPDGGEALLLVRREAQGIERFAWSPDGSRIAFTAPDEPTDEDRRRTRERDDADVYGERWRCARLYVLDLARGAVVRWDTEERHVVDLAWAPDGRAIAVLAAPTPEGEVRHRMELLIASADGTPLKRVGSVGGAQALTWSQALSAILWLGSHSGGPQSAFTVFAVDVARAPDDRGAGTLGAIQPRLVGPGPDDGCCAVALAHVAGDARVVVALAEGLTTRLEWLDARTGTREVLWEAPDGEIHEFSAVVHNGSPLLAVVQSSGSAPPEVHVGTPGALVPVSCHHAPISAWSFGRQEPFYWTAADGIALDGVLIRPVGGSPGPWPTIVLIHGGPYHGRAGNGFHLSWGQLLAMLGYAVLFPNYRGGMGHGERFAAAVRGNIGGPDFVDVMTAVDAAVARGIADERRLGIGGWSQGGFMTAWAVTQTDRFRAGVMGAGISHWGSEVLTSDLPTFEGTLAGDRPWDGPDARRGDLRSPITYAKNVRTPLLILHGKADERIPVGQATGFERAMRKNGVPVQLVTYPREPHGVRERNHQRDLLRRMVLWFDRWLA, encoded by the coding sequence GTGCTCTCGGAAGCAGCACGGTCACGCATCGACGACCTCATCGGCACGATCACGTCGCTTTCCGGGCCCGCGGATCCGCAGCTGTCCCCCGACGGCCGCCACGTGGCGTACGTGCGCATCCCTTTCGCGTGGGAAGGGGACTACGCCGCGGGGGACATCTGGGTCGCGCCGGCCGACGGCTCGGCGCCGGCGCGGCAGTTCACGCGGGGCAACGCCCGCGACGATAGCCCGCGGTGGTCCCCCGACGGACGGGCGCTCGCCTTTCTCTCGGACCGCCTGAACCGAGGCGCAAGGTCGCTGTACCGCATCTCGCCGGACGGCGGCGAAGCACTGCTGCTGGTCCGACGAGAGGCGCAAGGGATCGAGCGGTTCGCGTGGTCGCCGGACGGCTCGCGGATCGCGTTCACCGCTCCAGACGAGCCCACCGACGAGGACAGACGCCGAACGCGGGAGCGCGACGACGCCGACGTCTACGGAGAGCGCTGGCGGTGCGCGCGCCTGTATGTGCTCGATCTCGCGCGTGGGGCCGTTGTCCGCTGGGACACGGAGGAGCGGCACGTCGTGGATTTGGCGTGGGCACCCGACGGCAGGGCGATCGCGGTGTTGGCGGCGCCCACGCCCGAGGGGGAGGTGCGCCACCGGATGGAGTTGCTGATCGCCTCCGCGGATGGGACGCCGTTGAAACGGGTAGGTTCGGTCGGCGGCGCGCAGGCTCTGACCTGGTCACAGGCCCTGTCTGCGATCCTCTGGCTTGGTTCACACAGCGGCGGCCCACAGTCCGCGTTTACCGTGTTTGCCGTCGATGTGGCACGCGCGCCCGACGACCGAGGCGCCGGGACGCTCGGCGCGATCCAGCCGCGTCTCGTCGGCCCGGGCCCCGACGACGGCTGCTGCGCGGTGGCCCTCGCGCATGTCGCGGGCGACGCGCGCGTCGTCGTCGCCCTCGCCGAGGGTCTGACGACCCGACTGGAGTGGCTCGATGCCAGGACGGGGACGCGGGAGGTGCTGTGGGAGGCGCCGGACGGCGAGATTCACGAGTTTTCCGCCGTCGTGCACAACGGATCGCCCCTGCTGGCCGTCGTGCAAAGTTCCGGCAGTGCGCCGCCCGAAGTGCATGTGGGGACGCCCGGTGCGCTCGTCCCCGTTAGTTGCCACCACGCGCCCATCTCCGCATGGTCGTTTGGACGACAGGAGCCGTTCTACTGGACGGCGGCCGACGGGATTGCGCTCGACGGCGTACTCATCCGGCCGGTCGGCGGGTCTCCCGGGCCCTGGCCGACGATCGTGCTGATCCACGGCGGACCATATCATGGACGCGCCGGCAACGGGTTTCACCTATCGTGGGGACAGCTGCTCGCGATGCTCGGCTATGCCGTGCTGTTCCCCAACTATCGCGGCGGCATGGGGCACGGCGAGCGGTTCGCCGCCGCGGTCCGGGGAAATATCGGCGGCCCGGATTTCGTGGACGTCATGACCGCGGTTGACGCCGCCGTGGCCCGCGGCATCGCGGACGAGCGCCGCCTCGGGATCGGCGGGTGGAGCCAGGGCGGGTTCATGACCGCGTGGGCGGTGACGCAGACAGATCGATTTCGAGCGGGCGTGATGGGCGCGGGAATCAGTCACTGGGGCTCGGAGGTCCTGACCAGCGACCTTCCGACGTTTGAGGGGACCCTGGCCGGCGACCGTCCGTGGGACGGTCCGGACGCTCGGCGCGGCGACCTCCGCTCTCCGATTACGTACGCCAAGAACGTCCGGACGCCGCTCTTGATCCTGCACGGCAAGGCCGATGAACGAATCCCGGTCGGCCAGGCGACCGGGTTCGAGCGGGCCATGCGGAAGAACGGCGTGCCGGTGCAGCTTGTGACCTATCCTCGCGAACCGCATGGGGTGCGTGAACGCAATCATCAACGGGACCTGCTCCGCCGCATGGTCTTGTGGTTCGACCGGTGGCTCGCCTAG
- a CDS encoding ABC transporter substrate-binding protein has translation MTRARSCIWAVAITAAALFGTGMPWGPTPAPGAAPASLTFGLSAEPPNLDPHNSAGAAAQTVKMQIYRGLFKLDSRGRIQKDLVASYDQPTPTTYVFHLRPNLKFSDGSPLTAADVVFSFERIADPKVGAYLQKRLAGVESVEALDPQTVKVTLHAPDAVFITLLGLPQAAVVSKTFTLAHNDDLKTVTMGEGPYVLADWQRGVQLTVTRNPNYYGGAVKTPEIRFVFYPDDNSRVAALESGSVDMIEYVPWQAITQIQSNPQFGYQGTDGPFMYLVFNVTQAPFNDVRVRHAIGYAIDRDAIIKTAFFGRGGTIYGLPIAKGNLAYDPAFDHYYTYDPAKAKQLLAEAGFPNGFTATLLSTAQYGMHKDTAQVVQQNLNAIGEHVTLSLPDWPTRVATGNEGRYQFAVMGTVGDYSDPDFLSLFLHSGPTYYAYAAGYNNATMDVLLEQGRAAMDPAKRKSLYAQVQRTALADAPYIFLTYREQGYAYRKGLEGFRLMPGFLAFYSAYEMEGFTVAR, from the coding sequence ATGACACGGGCGCGTTCGTGCATTTGGGCGGTTGCGATCACCGCGGCGGCGCTGTTCGGGACCGGGATGCCGTGGGGGCCGACGCCGGCGCCGGGGGCCGCCCCCGCGTCGCTCACGTTCGGCCTGTCCGCCGAACCGCCCAATCTGGATCCCCACAACAGCGCCGGAGCGGCCGCGCAGACCGTGAAGATGCAGATCTACCGCGGGTTGTTCAAGCTCGATTCCCGGGGCCGGATCCAGAAGGATCTCGTCGCGTCGTACGACCAGCCGACGCCGACCACCTACGTGTTCCACCTCCGCCCCAACCTGAAGTTCAGCGACGGCTCGCCGTTGACCGCGGCGGACGTCGTGTTCAGCTTCGAGCGCATCGCGGACCCGAAGGTCGGCGCGTACCTCCAGAAGCGCCTGGCCGGTGTCGAGAGCGTGGAGGCGCTGGATCCGCAGACGGTCAAGGTGACGCTGCATGCGCCCGACGCGGTATTCATCACGCTGCTGGGGCTCCCGCAGGCCGCGGTCGTGTCGAAGACGTTCACGCTCGCCCACAACGACGATCTGAAGACCGTCACGATGGGGGAGGGACCGTATGTGCTCGCCGACTGGCAGCGCGGCGTGCAGCTCACAGTCACCCGGAACCCCAACTACTATGGCGGAGCGGTGAAGACGCCGGAGATCCGGTTCGTGTTCTATCCTGACGACAACTCGCGCGTCGCGGCGCTCGAGTCCGGGTCGGTGGACATGATTGAGTATGTCCCGTGGCAGGCGATCACCCAGATCCAGTCCAACCCGCAGTTCGGCTATCAGGGAACGGACGGGCCGTTCATGTACCTCGTGTTCAACGTCACCCAGGCGCCGTTCAACGACGTGCGCGTGCGGCACGCGATCGGGTACGCGATCGACCGCGACGCGATCATCAAGACCGCGTTCTTCGGTCGCGGCGGGACGATCTACGGCCTGCCGATCGCGAAGGGGAATCTGGCGTACGATCCGGCGTTCGATCACTACTACACGTACGATCCCGCGAAGGCCAAGCAGCTCCTCGCGGAGGCCGGCTTCCCGAACGGGTTTACCGCGACCCTCCTGAGCACGGCCCAGTACGGCATGCACAAGGACACCGCGCAGGTCGTCCAGCAGAACCTGAACGCGATCGGCGAGCACGTCACGCTGTCCCTGCCGGACTGGCCGACCCGCGTCGCGACCGGGAACGAGGGCCGCTATCAGTTCGCGGTGATGGGGACGGTCGGCGACTACAGCGACCCCGACTTCCTCTCGCTGTTCCTGCACTCCGGTCCCACCTACTACGCGTATGCGGCGGGCTACAACAACGCGACGATGGACGTGCTCCTGGAGCAGGGTCGGGCCGCGATGGATCCGGCTAAGCGCAAGTCGCTGTACGCGCAGGTCCAGCGCACGGCGCTCGCGGACGCCCCATATATCTTCCTGACTTACCGCGAACAGGGGTACGCATACCGAAAAGGGCTCGAGGGGTTCCGACTCATGCCGGGGTTCCTCGCTTTCTACTCGGCCTACGAGATGGAAGGGTTCACCGTCGCCAGGTAG
- a CDS encoding creatininase family protein, with the protein MNIAEASWVDIEERVRHNPCALVPVGAVEVYGPHLPQGTDGIVAAAVCERAAARAGCLAAPLVPVGWSEGLASFPGTLSVRPDVLRGYCDGLVTSLFPWGVRSILFVNGHLGNVPCLQELTLTYDRPDEGRRVAQIDLWRFIQPFTADLLRSPSWKFGHAGEAMTAAMLYLRPELVRMERAGRFLPDSAGPPLGVHVQRRYRDQAPEGFLGDATLGSAEVGREIVHRCVEHLLGLIAREFGARPPA; encoded by the coding sequence GTGAACATCGCGGAAGCATCGTGGGTGGACATCGAAGAACGGGTGCGGCACAACCCCTGCGCCCTGGTCCCCGTCGGCGCCGTCGAAGTGTACGGGCCGCACCTTCCGCAGGGCACCGACGGGATCGTGGCCGCCGCGGTCTGCGAGCGCGCCGCCGCGCGCGCGGGCTGCCTGGCGGCGCCGCTCGTGCCGGTCGGGTGGTCCGAGGGGCTCGCGAGTTTCCCCGGGACGCTGAGCGTCCGACCGGACGTGCTGCGCGGCTACTGCGACGGACTGGTGACGAGCCTCTTTCCCTGGGGCGTTCGCTCGATTCTGTTCGTGAACGGGCACCTCGGCAACGTGCCCTGCCTGCAGGAGCTCACCCTCACGTACGATCGACCCGACGAGGGGCGCCGCGTCGCGCAGATCGACCTGTGGCGATTCATCCAGCCGTTCACGGCGGATCTCTTGCGCAGCCCGTCCTGGAAGTTCGGCCACGCCGGGGAGGCCATGACCGCGGCGATGCTGTACCTGCGCCCGGAGCTGGTTCGGATGGAGCGCGCGGGCCGGTTCCTCCCCGACAGCGCCGGACCGCCCCTCGGTGTGCACGTGCAGCGGCGCTACCGCGACCAGGCGCCCGAGGGATTTCTCGGCGACGCCACGCTCGGGAGCGCGGAGGTCGGTCGGGAGATCGTGCACCGGTGCGTCGAGCATCTTCTCGGTCTCATCGCGCGTGAGTTCGGTGCGCGGCCGCCGGCGTGA
- a CDS encoding ABC transporter permease, whose product MLKYTSRRIVTAVILLWVVVTLVFAFLHLLPGDPVFIILGSESGAQAPSPEQVTAVRHALGLDRPVPVQYGLWLGRLARFDLGTSLYDSTSVTVDILARLPTSLQLIAVAVALAVAAGVLLGITAARRRGTWIDVVLSVVLAGGLSIPVFVIGTLAVLVFGVELRWVPIGGFVPFTRDPAAYLRQLALPATTLAFSLLGVVGRITRGSVLEVMHQDYVRTARAKGAGEVRVLVRHVLRTALIPIVTVVGVQFGILIGGTVLVEYIFNWPGISTLLFTAIQRRDYPTVQGIVLVTSALFILINLIVDLSYAVLDPRIRYEGGA is encoded by the coding sequence ATGCTGAAGTATACATCCCGCCGGATCGTCACAGCCGTCATCCTCCTGTGGGTGGTTGTGACCCTGGTGTTTGCGTTCCTGCACTTGCTTCCCGGGGACCCCGTGTTCATCATTTTGGGCTCGGAGTCCGGGGCGCAGGCGCCGAGCCCCGAGCAGGTCACGGCGGTCCGTCACGCGCTGGGCCTCGATCGCCCGGTGCCGGTGCAGTACGGGCTGTGGCTGGGCCGGCTGGCCCGGTTCGACCTGGGGACCTCGCTGTACGACTCGACATCCGTGACCGTGGACATCCTCGCCAGGCTCCCCACGAGCCTGCAGCTGATCGCGGTGGCCGTGGCGCTCGCCGTCGCCGCCGGCGTGCTGCTCGGCATCACGGCGGCGCGCCGGCGAGGCACGTGGATCGACGTGGTGCTGTCCGTCGTGCTGGCCGGCGGGCTGTCGATCCCCGTGTTCGTCATCGGCACCCTCGCGGTGCTCGTGTTTGGCGTCGAACTGCGGTGGGTGCCGATCGGCGGATTCGTACCGTTCACGCGCGACCCCGCCGCGTACCTGCGGCAGCTCGCGCTGCCCGCGACGACGTTGGCGTTCAGCCTGCTCGGCGTCGTAGGACGCATCACGCGCGGCAGTGTCCTCGAGGTGATGCACCAGGACTACGTGCGCACCGCGCGCGCGAAGGGCGCCGGCGAGGTCCGTGTGCTCGTCCGTCACGTCCTACGCACCGCGTTGATCCCGATCGTCACGGTTGTCGGCGTCCAGTTCGGCATCCTCATCGGCGGCACCGTGCTGGTGGAGTACATCTTCAACTGGCCGGGCATCAGCACGCTGCTCTTCACCGCGATCCAACGGCGCGACTACCCCACGGTCCAGGGGATCGTCCTCGTGACGTCGGCGCTGTTCATCCTGATCAACCTGATCGTCGATCTGTCGTACGCAGTGCTCGATCCGCGGATCCGGTACGAGGGCGGCGCGTGA
- a CDS encoding C-terminal binding protein: protein MAEPQLVLWTESDDGPRFGVDTDGIAGAGGVFRSVRCRDEAERIAAARDARVMVVSAAAITDAVYAGAPHLVGIVRTGIGLDTVDIPAATRHGVCISHVPDFCYDEVADTAWALILAVTRRVVLADRHVRAGEWSPGAVMPVHTLRGQTLGLVAFGHIAGKVAERARGFGVRIVAADPYVDAAAMRAEGVEKVSLDDLLAQADIVSLHTPLTPETRGMMGAAAFGRMKPGAVLINTSRGGVVDQAALIEALRTGRLSGAGLDVQIPEPPSKDNPLLGMDNVVLTPHFASTTVEAMRDLAAKVSRQVIQMLRGEWPTYLANRAVREQPTARLLVGRGAAR, encoded by the coding sequence ATGGCAGAACCGCAGCTGGTGTTGTGGACGGAGAGTGACGACGGTCCGAGGTTCGGCGTCGACACAGACGGGATCGCGGGGGCCGGCGGGGTGTTCCGCTCGGTGCGGTGCCGGGACGAAGCGGAGCGCATCGCGGCGGCACGGGACGCCCGCGTGATGGTGGTGAGCGCCGCGGCGATCACGGACGCGGTGTACGCGGGGGCGCCGCACCTCGTCGGCATCGTGCGGACCGGGATCGGCCTGGATACGGTGGACATTCCGGCGGCGACCCGGCACGGCGTCTGCATCTCACACGTGCCGGACTTCTGCTACGACGAGGTCGCGGATACCGCCTGGGCGCTGATTCTCGCGGTAACTCGCAGGGTCGTGTTGGCCGACCGGCACGTTCGCGCGGGCGAGTGGTCGCCGGGCGCCGTGATGCCGGTGCATACGCTCCGCGGCCAAACCTTGGGGCTCGTGGCGTTCGGCCACATCGCCGGGAAGGTGGCCGAGCGCGCGCGCGGGTTCGGCGTCCGGATCGTCGCGGCGGACCCGTATGTGGATGCGGCGGCCATGCGCGCGGAGGGCGTGGAAAAGGTCAGCCTGGACGATCTGCTGGCGCAGGCCGATATCGTCTCCCTGCACACTCCGCTGACGCCGGAGACGCGCGGGATGATGGGCGCGGCGGCGTTCGGGCGGATGAAACCGGGCGCGGTGCTCATCAACACGTCCCGCGGCGGCGTCGTGGATCAGGCGGCCCTGATCGAGGCCCTCCGCACCGGACGCCTCAGCGGGGCAGGGCTCGACGTCCAGATCCCGGAGCCCCCGTCCAAGGACAATCCGTTGTTGGGGATGGACAACGTCGTGCTCACGCCCCACTTCGCGTCGACGACCGTCGAAGCGATGCGCGACTTGGCCGCGAAGGTCAGCCGCCAGGTGATTCAGATGCTCCGGGGCGAGTGGCCGACCTATTTGGCGAACCGGGCGGTGCGCGAGCAGCCGACAGCCCGGCTGCTCGTGGGACGGGGAGCGGCGCGATGA